The Haloplasma contractile SSD-17B DNA segment GGTAATCCACTAATACATCGATTAAGAGTTCTCGTTCAATCCCATAGGAACTCAGTTCATTCGTACTCTTATATATTAAAAATATGCAGTCAGCATATATATGTTTGTTTTGTGATGATAGAACACTAAAAAAGTTTTCAGGTACAACATCAAATAGCTTGAGTTTCACGTTCTCAACCCCTTATCGATTACTTACTTTCTAAATATTCACTACTCTATATTGTAACATATAGTGAACATGTTTTTATATATCATGTGGAAAATTGTCAGGGATTGGCGGAGGATTTGAACAATAAAAAAATGAGTACCCCGACTTGGATACTCATTGTTTATTTACTATTTTTCTTTAGGAAGTTTGATAATTCTTTTTTCTTACTTGAATATGCTTTTATCTTTACAATTTTTTTATCTTCTTTAAAAATTTTTGCTAATTCTTGACCTTCTTTTTTCGTTAATTTAGTATCATTAAGGAAACTAGTTGTAGCCATATTTTTTCCTCCTTATTAATTTTATAGTTCTTCAATAAAAAGTTCATCTGTTCTTCTTATTAACCGATTAAGTTCCGTATCATCATTTTTTATACTTCTAAAACCTATATGTTTGTAGTAATTCAATAACTCGTCTTTACATTCAAGTAATATTAATCGTCCTCCTGTTAAAACTAAAGATTGATATATTATTAAGTATATCTCATCAAAGATAACACTACCAGGCAACTCATTACTAGAATAACGATCATTACGACCTACTTGACCTATAAGGTACGCTGCTGTAAAGTTTCTATATTTTTGAGGATTATCTTCTTTATACCCAAATATAAACTCTTTGTTTACTGGTGATACTTGCGATATATCGATTGCTTTATTAGATGATAAAGTAAAATAACCCATTAGTAATGTTTCTTTTTCGCTTGCTTCTTCTTCATTTAAAATCACATATGTTCTACTTATATTAGCATTCTCGAATTTTAACGCCAACCTGTGTAAAAATCCCTCTACATCCTTATTACTTCTACATCGAAATTGCCTTAATAATTTTCTAACTTGAGATTTACTCGCTTGTTTAAGTAAAGTAGATATAGAAGAAACTGAATAATCTAACATTTTTACCCCGAAAATAATGTTGTAGAAAGACCTATTATTTATCGCTATCTCCCTTTTCTAAATCTTTTAAAAATTTATTTAATTTCTTTTTATGGCAATTCTTCTTTATATAAACATTTTTCTTATCCTTTATAGCTTGTACATCTGAGTCATTTAATTTTATTTCTTTAAAAAATATATTTTTGTTCATAAATTTTCACCCACTAAATATAAACTATAATTAATATCTTGTGGATGATTGTTTCTTTTATGCAAATAACATGAAAAAATTACTAATTAATTATATTTTAAACCATGTAAATTTTAATTTCAATGCTTTTCCATATAATTCCATAAATACAATATATTATATCTCATTTTAATTCTATATTCTATACATTTTAATCGTCATTCTATGATCTTTATTTAAGATATAAAAGCCATTTCTTACATAGAAATTAATTTTAGAAGTTGATGCTTCTACGACTAGTATACCCAATTTTAGAGTTTCCTTCAAGTTCAACAGGACCACATCAATTATGAACCTCCTAAGTATAGCCCTCACCTGCCTCATCCAAATGACCATCTCATAGTATATTTACTCTCATCTCTCCTAAAATTTTAGTGTGTTTTGATTAAAAAATCCCACCGATACCGCTTCATAGTAAGAGGTGTGGTGAGATAAATTTTTTTACTAAACTTTAATTGTATTGCTCACTACGCTCAACTTAATTCTTATTCTCAAACTTTTCAACAAGCTCTTCTGCTATAAATCTTAGATTAAGTATTTCTTTTAATGTCCTACGATTAATGTCACTCTTAATAATATCTCGTATTCTTTTATAGGATCGATTGTATTCAACCGCTATCTCTTTATAACTGTATCCCATGCTCCTCATAATCCGAATGTCTATATTTCGAAGCCTCATGGTTCTAATACGCACTTCCGTCTGTTTAGCACGCTTTATTTGTTTCGATTCTTTTATGCTACGCTTTAACTCCATAATTTGTCGTTTCTCTTCATAAACAATGTCTAGTTCTTCTTTTGAAAAATGAGAGTCAAACTCTGCCTTAATGTCATCAAAAATAACCTTATATCGATTCCCCTCTTCTTCCCACCGTCTAAGCAAATGCTTTCTAATAAAATCACCACGTTTATTAAGGTAGACAATGTGATCGATATAGTCCCTGATCAGTTTAGGTTTCGAATGATAAATTTCCTTAAAATTCATATAATTGTTTCCTTTGCTTATTATTTACTAACTATCTTATCAGATTAATCAACAAATTAATATAGTATCCGTCCATATATGCGTCATATTCTTTGTGGAAAGTAAATTAGTTCTTCACTATTAATGTTTTGCTAAGACAGCTTGATTTATACAACAACCCAAGCACCAATCCTTCACTTGCCACCACGCACTACTCTGCATCAACTTGACACACTCTTAGGAATGGTACCTTCCTCCAACACCTAAAAAAACACGAACTTTGAAGAAATTTGTCTTATAAATATGGTATACTTAAAGAAAAAAGCAAGAGGTGAAAACATGCCAAATAAACAAGATCATGGCAAGATGATATTAGACGGTTTAATGCGTATGAAAGATGACTTTGAGAACAGAAGACAGAGAGACATGTGGAAATATAAATATAAAGGAAATTCCATCCATGACTGTCTTTCTCTATTGACGAAAGATCACCTAAATGATATTAGGAATACTCTCTTAATCAATATACCAAGCAATCTAAAAAAGGCTGATCTATTAGAAAGACTAGAAACATATTTTTATAGATTCCTTAAAACTATATTCCCCTATTTTACGAACACACAATATGAATTTATTAAGAAGTTAGTTCAGAACAATGGTATTCTACGGTATAAAGAAAAAGATGAAAAAATCGTATTATTTTTACTAAAAGCAGGAATCGCATTCCCTGTTATGATGGACAGTGAGCAAGTTGTGATACTTCCTAAGGAAACCATTGAATTTTATGAAACAGAAGTAGAAACACCAGAACTAATCAACATGTTTAAACATAATACCGAAATGATAAAGGCTACAAAAGGGTTATTACAGTATTACGGAATTTTATCCTACGACATGCTAATAAAAATAATGGTCTCGTTTTATCCAGATTTAGATATAGACTTTGGTGCTGTAATTCGCGTAGTAAAAATAGAAGTAGGATGTAACAATCACCTTACTGAATATCGTGGCTACCTTCACCTAAGTGGTATAGATTGGAAAATAATTGATCCTATAATAGAGGATCCTCAACGAGCAAACTACGACTACTACCCAATTAATAAATTTAGAGCGATTAGTGCTGGTTCTCCTAGTTTTCTAGAAGAGACACCTGAAATAAAACACTTAATGGCATACTTGAACTACAACTTTAACATCAATCAAGATGAATTGAAAGAGCTCATGAGAGAGCTAGTATTCTATATTAGAACGGGTCAACACATGAATATTTATATGAAGTTAATAGAAGCTAACTTTGAAATTTCTGATATTGAAGAAGCTCAGGAAATCGCAAATATGCTACAAGCACTTCATAACAACACGAGATTGTGGCCATTAAAAGGGTACACGCCGCTCGAGGCAAGAGAAAGTACACCATTCAATGTAGAAGCACCAGTTATGGAAACTTCTAAGGTAAACGTTCAAGCACCTTTTATCGAAACTTTCCATACAAAAGTTCAAGCACCCATTATGGAAACTTCCCAGTCAAACATTCAAGACTCACAAACGAACAACCCTACAGTTTCTAAACCAAAAGTCGGTCGTAACGCCCCCTGCCCTTGTGGTAGTGGAAAGAAATACAAGAAATGTTGCCTTGAATTATAAGACGAAAGTCCTCCAGTACTTGATTGGAGGACTTTTTGTATACTTATTGTATTACTTACTAACTAATTTAAACTATTAGTTTATTTATCCGTTTATATTTACTTTTGTATATTATTTATGGTTTCCGTTACATTCAAGTACTGTATTGTTTGAATTAAATACTTTGATCTTCGTCTGGTAATCTCCGATTTCAATCATTGAAATTACACCCTTATGAGGATCATCTTTATAACGTGAATTAGATAAGAAGAAAGCGTCATTGTTCAGCATTCCAGCACCGTAGATTGTATTGCCTTTAAGAAATGCTTCGTCTACTCCAATTCCATTTCCTATATTATGATAACTTCCTTTTCTTGTATTTAGGTTATAGTGCATGACATACCCAGAGTATTCGTTTGTAAATCCAACTTGTTTAGCATTCACATATTCATGTCCAAGTAAGTATACATCTTCATCCTTAATAATCATTTCATTTACTGTAATATACGGAGTATTTCCTACTATTTTTTCCTCCCAGAGTTGGTTCATTGCTGAATCAACTAATTCAATATAAGCCTTCTTGTCATCAAGAGGTTTCCAAGTAATTAAGTAATTCTGATTCATTTGTTGTATATCAGTAATTACCTTGTTTTCATTATACTTATATTCGCTTTGTAGCGTTAAGTCTAAATTAAACTCTAATAATCGGTGCTGCAAGAAAATATCATGTGTCTGCTGATTAAAATTAACTATTCCAATAAACAGACGATTATTTGTTATATTAATCATAGATACATCTAGCATTTCCCAATATTCAGTACTGACCTCATGTTTAAATGTATACGTATATGCATTAAGCAGTTCAAGTTCGTGGTTAAACTGATTAATTATTAAATAAGTGTTTTCCTCATCTGATTCATAGTCCCTATAGCGATTGTACTCGATCTTATAAATATATTTATCCGTGACTTTTTCATTAATGTACCGAGTTCCTCCCCCTATATTACTGACATCATAATCTGGTTTTTTTACCCGTAATTCATTAACTAACTCCCCAGCTTGATTAAACGTTAAATAAAGTGAATACTGGTCATCTTTTATATAACTACTAAATCTTCCTAAAACTAAATAGTTTCCATTATCAGTCTCTACGACTTGATCAAAATGTGAAGATGAAGATACATCATCATATACGTATTCCCAAAGAAGATTTCCATCAAATGAATACTTTCTTAATGTTCCAATACTATACTGACTCCCACCGTATTCATGGTTCTCCTTATCATTAAAATTAACCATTCTTGATTGACTCCCTGATACAATTAATCCATCATCAACTTCAAGAATGTCATTATAAGATGTACCATGATAATTTAAATCAAAAGGTTCTTGCTTTGATAACGAGTAAACTTGAAAAGGTAACGAAACTGTATACATAACAATTATTAATATAAATAACTTTCCCATAATACTTGTCTTTTTTAAACAAGTCATGAGTGACCTATTTTTCTTATTTTTAAAAATGAATAAAAATCCAATTAGTATTGCGTATAATAATATCCATATAACAGTCCATAACGTATTAATCATCATGATCTTCCCCCTCATGCTCTAAAATATCACCTGGTTGACAGTTAAGGACATCGCAAATAGCATCAAGCGTTGTGAAGCGTATTGCACGAGCCTTACCTGTTTTTAATATCGATAAATTTGCATTTGTAATACCGACTCTTTTAGCCAGTTCTGTAGATGTCAGTCCTCTTTCTTTTAACACTTTATCTAAATTAACAAGGATCGTCATCTATATCGAGAGATCCGAATCTTCTTGAATGGTTTTACCATGTATGAAGTACTTAATCAGGACAATCATTAGCCCATAAATTATTAGGTATTCATAGTTAAAAGAAAGAGTTGCAGTTGTGATATATGTAATGACAATAGAGACAAAAATCTTTATAATAAACAAATTAGCAATCCTTCTAAAACGCTCAACGACCTTCTCAGAAAACGATACTTCATTCGAAAAG contains these protein-coding regions:
- a CDS encoding helix-turn-helix domain-containing protein, with protein sequence MTILVNLDKVLKERGLTSTELAKRVGITNANLSILKTGKARAIRFTTLDAICDVLNCQPGDILEHEGEDHDD
- a CDS encoding YecA family protein, translating into MPNKQDHGKMILDGLMRMKDDFENRRQRDMWKYKYKGNSIHDCLSLLTKDHLNDIRNTLLINIPSNLKKADLLERLETYFYRFLKTIFPYFTNTQYEFIKKLVQNNGILRYKEKDEKIVLFLLKAGIAFPVMMDSEQVVILPKETIEFYETEVETPELINMFKHNTEMIKATKGLLQYYGILSYDMLIKIMVSFYPDLDIDFGAVIRVVKIEVGCNNHLTEYRGYLHLSGIDWKIIDPIIEDPQRANYDYYPINKFRAISAGSPSFLEETPEIKHLMAYLNYNFNINQDELKELMRELVFYIRTGQHMNIYMKLIEANFEISDIEEAQEIANMLQALHNNTRLWPLKGYTPLEARESTPFNVEAPVMETSKVNVQAPFIETFHTKVQAPIMETSQSNIQDSQTNNPTVSKPKVGRNAPCPCGSGKKYKKCCLEL